In Lacrimispora indolis DSM 755, a genomic segment contains:
- the rpe gene encoding ribulose-phosphate 3-epimerase: MNEKILCPSMMCANYGNLEQEIKSLEEAGADIFHLDLMDGEFVPNFGMGLQDIEYIARTAGRPADIHLMIENPGDYIEKFVQMGVEIIYVHPESDVHIARTLQKIIDAGAKPGIAINPGTSVETVSPLLELVDYVMVMTVNPGFAGQKYIGFVDRKIQKLVSIKGEYHFKLMVDGACSPEKIQELYQAGVDGFILGTSALFGKGRSYKEIMAELRALH; encoded by the coding sequence ATGAATGAAAAGATTTTATGTCCATCCATGATGTGTGCAAATTATGGAAATCTGGAGCAGGAAATCAAGAGCCTGGAAGAGGCAGGGGCGGATATCTTTCATTTGGATCTGATGGATGGAGAATTTGTACCTAATTTTGGCATGGGACTTCAGGACATTGAATACATTGCACGAACAGCCGGCCGGCCGGCAGATATTCATTTGATGATAGAAAATCCGGGGGACTATATAGAAAAGTTTGTTCAGATGGGAGTGGAGATTATTTATGTCCATCCGGAATCTGATGTACATATTGCCAGGACCCTGCAGAAGATCATAGATGCCGGAGCAAAACCGGGAATAGCGATCAATCCGGGGACGTCCGTTGAGACCGTAAGTCCCTTACTGGAATTGGTGGATTATGTGATGGTTATGACTGTGAATCCCGGTTTTGCAGGGCAAAAATATATTGGATTTGTAGATCGGAAAATTCAGAAGCTGGTATCCATAAAAGGGGAGTATCATTTTAAGCTCATGGTGGATGGAGCCTGTTCTCCTGAAAAGATACAGGAGCTGTACCAGGCCGGAGTGGATGGGTTTATACTTGGAACATCAGCCCTGTTTGGCAAGGGCCGCAGCTATAAAGAAATTATGGCGGAGCTCAGGGCATTGCATTGA
- a CDS encoding spore coat protein — translation MDDKCIMENLLHTTKGVCDLYLHGTIESPTMNVHQAFDGALNDSLCMQSDIYKKMSAKGWYTTEQAEQQKISKVKNQFAGM, via the coding sequence ATGGATGACAAGTGTATTATGGAGAACCTGCTCCACACTACAAAGGGAGTGTGCGACTTATATCTGCATGGAACCATCGAATCCCCTACCATGAACGTGCATCAGGCATTTGACGGAGCATTAAATGACAGCCTGTGCATGCAGAGCGATATTTACAAGAAAATGTCCGCAAAGGGATGGTACACCACAGAACAGGCAGAGCAGCAGAAAATTTCCAAAGTTAAAAACCAGTTCGCTGGGATGTAA
- a CDS encoding NADH-dependent [FeFe] hydrogenase, group A6, with the protein MENITIKINGMEVSAPAGSTILEAARLAHVEIPTLCFLKDMNEIAACRICTVEINGGRLAASCVYPINPGLEVLTNTPKLRDYRKKTLQLILSNHDRSCLSCIRSGNCELQTLCKELGVEVDDYYDGAKTPSTPDESAAHMVRDNSKCILCRRCSAVCEKVQGIGVIGPNERGFATIIGSAFEKGLGETSCVSCGQCIAVCPTGALYEKSSIDEVAAAIADRSKHVIVQTAPAVRAGLGEEFGYPIGTNVEGKMVAALRRLGFDKVFDTNFSADLTIMEEAHEFIDRVQNGGVLPMITSCSPGWIKYCEHYFPDMTENLSSCKSPQQMFGAIAKSYYAEKMGLKPEEIVSVSVMPCTAKKFEIGRDDQDANGSPDVDYSMTTRELARMIKQAGIRFTELPDEDFDTPLGLGTGAAVIFGTTGGVMEAALRTAVESLTGEELEKPDFADVRGTKGIKEASYRVGDMDVNVAVASGLGNARELLNRVKSGEANYHFIEIMGCPGGCVNGGGQPQQPGFVRNTTDIRSLRAKVLYDEDAAKTIRKSHENPAIKELYETYLGEPGSEKAHHLLHTTYVKRKINEI; encoded by the coding sequence ATGGAGAATATCACAATAAAAATCAATGGCATGGAAGTAAGCGCTCCGGCCGGCTCCACCATTTTGGAGGCCGCCAGACTGGCCCATGTTGAGATACCGACCTTATGCTTTTTAAAAGATATGAATGAAATTGCTGCCTGCCGTATCTGTACTGTTGAAATCAACGGTGGCAGACTGGCCGCTTCCTGCGTATATCCCATTAATCCGGGTCTGGAAGTATTGACCAACACGCCAAAGCTGCGTGACTACAGAAAGAAAACCCTTCAGCTCATCCTTTCCAATCATGACCGCTCCTGTTTATCCTGTATCCGCAGCGGAAACTGCGAATTACAGACCTTATGCAAGGAACTGGGCGTTGAAGTGGATGATTATTACGATGGCGCTAAGACACCTTCCACTCCTGATGAGAGTGCGGCCCATATGGTCCGGGACAACAGCAAATGTATCCTGTGCCGCCGCTGCTCTGCTGTTTGTGAAAAGGTTCAGGGAATCGGCGTAATCGGCCCCAATGAACGCGGCTTTGCCACCATCATTGGTTCTGCCTTTGAAAAGGGACTTGGGGAAACAAGCTGTGTATCCTGCGGACAGTGTATTGCAGTCTGTCCGACCGGCGCGCTCTATGAGAAGAGCAGCATTGACGAAGTAGCTGCTGCCATCGCAGACCGGTCAAAACATGTGATCGTTCAGACCGCTCCCGCTGTCCGTGCAGGGCTGGGAGAGGAATTCGGTTATCCCATCGGAACCAATGTGGAGGGAAAGATGGTTGCCGCTTTAAGAAGGCTGGGCTTTGATAAGGTATTTGATACCAACTTCAGCGCCGACTTGACCATCATGGAAGAAGCCCATGAATTCATTGACCGTGTACAAAACGGCGGCGTTCTTCCTATGATCACCTCCTGTTCTCCAGGATGGATCAAATACTGTGAGCACTACTTCCCGGATATGACAGAGAACTTATCTTCCTGTAAATCCCCGCAGCAGATGTTCGGCGCTATTGCAAAATCTTATTATGCGGAAAAGATGGGCTTAAAGCCGGAAGAAATTGTATCCGTCAGTGTCATGCCATGTACCGCTAAGAAATTTGAGATCGGCAGAGACGACCAGGATGCCAACGGCTCTCCTGATGTAGACTATTCCATGACCACCAGAGAGCTGGCCAGGATGATCAAACAGGCCGGTATCCGGTTCACAGAGCTTCCTGATGAAGATTTTGACACTCCTTTAGGTCTTGGTACCGGCGCAGCCGTTATCTTCGGTACTACCGGAGGCGTTATGGAAGCAGCTTTAAGAACCGCCGTGGAAAGCCTGACAGGCGAAGAGCTTGAAAAGCCTGATTTCGCTGATGTCCGCGGAACAAAGGGAATCAAGGAAGCCTCCTACCGGGTAGGCGACATGGATGTAAATGTTGCTGTTGCTTCCGGCCTGGGCAATGCAAGAGAACTCCTTAACAGAGTAAAATCCGGAGAAGCAAACTATCATTTCATTGAGATCATGGGATGCCCCGGCGGTTGTGTAAACGGCGGCGGCCAGCCTCAGCAGCCTGGCTTTGTGCGCAATACAACCGATATCCGCAGCCTCCGTGCAAAGGTCCTTTATGATGAAGACGCTGCCAAGACCATCCGTAAGTCTCATGAAAACCCTGCAATCAAGGAATTGTACGAGACCTACCTTGGAGAACCTGGAAGCGAAAAGGCTCACCACCTGCTGCATACAACCTATGTAAAGAGAAAAATAAACGAAATTTAA
- a CDS encoding NADH-quinone oxidoreductase subunit NuoF, giving the protein MYRSHVLVCGGTGCTSSGSQQIMVTLRDELKKQGLDEEVSVVQTGCHGLCALGPIMIIYPDATFYAMVKEDDISEIVTEHLLKGRPVERLLYDETVTPAGIKALSDTDFYKKQHRIALRNCGVINPEEIEEYIGTGGYQALGKVLTEMTPGEVIQALLDSGLRGRGGAGFPTGLKWKLASQNDADQKYVCCNADEGDPGAFMDRSVLEGDPHALLEAMTIAGYAIGASQGYIYVRAEYPIAVQRLKIAIDQAREMELLGDDIFGSGFSFNIDLRLGAGAFVCGEETALMVSIEGNRGEPRPRPPFPAQKGLFGKPTILNNVETYANIPQIILNGPEWFASMGTEKSKGTKVFALGGKIHNTGLVEVPMGTTLREIIEEIGGGIPNGKKFKAAQTGGPSGGCIPVEHYDIPIDYDNLIAIGSMMGSGGLIVMDETDCMVDIAKFFLEFTVEESCGKCTPCRIGTKRMHEILDKITKGQATLEDLDRLEELCYYVKENSACGLGQTAPNPVLSTLKFFRDEYNAHIVNKTCPSGVCKALLSYHIDAEKCKGCTLCARNCPVNAISGSVKNPHVIDPEKCIKCGVCMEKCKFDAVYKK; this is encoded by the coding sequence ATGTATCGTTCACATGTATTAGTTTGCGGCGGCACAGGGTGTACTTCCTCCGGAAGCCAGCAGATTATGGTAACATTAAGAGATGAATTAAAGAAACAGGGTCTGGATGAGGAAGTATCCGTTGTACAGACAGGCTGCCACGGCCTTTGTGCCTTAGGCCCCATTATGATCATTTATCCCGATGCCACCTTCTATGCCATGGTAAAGGAAGATGATATTTCTGAAATCGTAACCGAGCACTTATTAAAAGGACGTCCTGTGGAAAGACTGCTTTATGATGAGACAGTGACTCCGGCAGGAATCAAGGCCTTAAGTGATACGGATTTCTATAAAAAACAGCACAGGATCGCTCTGCGCAACTGCGGTGTCATCAACCCGGAGGAAATTGAAGAATACATCGGTACCGGCGGATACCAGGCTCTAGGAAAGGTTCTTACGGAGATGACTCCCGGCGAAGTGATCCAGGCTCTCTTAGACAGCGGATTAAGAGGACGAGGCGGCGCAGGCTTTCCAACCGGCCTTAAATGGAAGCTGGCCAGCCAAAACGATGCGGACCAGAAATATGTCTGCTGCAACGCGGACGAGGGTGACCCAGGCGCATTTATGGACCGTTCCGTTTTAGAGGGTGATCCTCATGCCCTTTTAGAGGCCATGACTATTGCAGGTTACGCCATCGGCGCTTCCCAGGGCTACATCTACGTGCGTGCTGAGTACCCAATCGCTGTACAGCGTTTAAAAATTGCCATTGATCAGGCCAGAGAGATGGAGCTTTTAGGCGACGATATCTTTGGATCAGGATTTTCCTTTAACATTGATCTTCGTTTAGGCGCAGGCGCATTTGTCTGCGGTGAAGAGACCGCCCTCATGGTTTCCATCGAAGGCAACCGCGGTGAGCCAAGGCCACGTCCTCCGTTCCCGGCACAAAAAGGTCTGTTCGGCAAACCAACCATCTTAAATAACGTTGAAACTTATGCAAATATCCCACAGATCATCTTAAACGGCCCGGAATGGTTCGCTTCCATGGGTACTGAGAAATCCAAGGGAACAAAGGTATTCGCTTTAGGCGGCAAAATCCACAACACCGGACTGGTGGAAGTTCCTATGGGAACCACCCTTCGTGAGATCATTGAAGAGATCGGCGGCGGCATTCCAAACGGCAAAAAATTCAAGGCTGCCCAGACCGGAGGACCATCCGGCGGCTGTATCCCTGTGGAACACTACGATATTCCCATTGATTATGACAACCTGATTGCAATCGGCTCCATGATGGGCTCCGGCGGTCTGATCGTTATGGATGAAACCGACTGTATGGTTGACATTGCCAAGTTCTTCCTGGAATTCACGGTTGAAGAATCCTGCGGCAAATGTACCCCTTGCCGTATCGGTACAAAGCGTATGCATGAAATCCTTGACAAGATCACCAAGGGACAGGCAACGCTGGAAGACTTAGACCGTCTGGAAGAGCTGTGCTATTACGTAAAAGAAAACTCCGCCTGCGGCCTTGGACAGACAGCACCAAACCCGGTTCTTTCAACCCTTAAGTTCTTCCGCGACGAATACAATGCCCATATTGTTAACAAGACATGTCCTTCCGGTGTGTGCAAAGCGCTGCTCTCCTATCACATTGACGCTGAGAAATGTAAGGGCTGTACTCTTTGTGCAAGAAACTGTCCGGTGAACGCCATCTCCGGTTCCGTTAAGAACCCACATGTCATTGATCCTGAGAAGTGTATCAAGTGCGGCGTATGTATGGAGAAATGTAAATTTGACGCTGTCTACAAGAAATAA
- a CDS encoding (2Fe-2S) ferredoxin domain-containing protein, with product MKTLEELKAIREKMQGQVSMRGEDHGRTRILVGMATCGIASGARPVLNTLSTLVQENQMTDRFSVTQTGCIGLCQYEPIVEILEPGKDKVTYIKMTPEKAEEVYKEHLLGGHVVQNYTLASADIK from the coding sequence ATGAAGACTCTTGAAGAATTAAAAGCAATTCGTGAAAAGATGCAGGGTCAGGTCAGCATGCGCGGTGAAGATCATGGCCGCACACGGATCCTGGTCGGCATGGCTACATGCGGAATTGCCAGCGGCGCAAGACCTGTTCTTAATACATTGTCAACCCTGGTTCAGGAAAATCAGATGACAGACCGTTTTTCCGTTACTCAGACCGGCTGCATCGGCTTATGCCAGTATGAACCGATCGTTGAGATTCTGGAACCCGGAAAAGACAAAGTTACATATATCAAGATGACCCCGGAAAAAGCGGAAGAAGTTTACAAGGAGCATTTACTGGGTGGTCATGTAGTTCAAAACTATACGTTAGCTTCAGCTGACATCAAATAA
- a CDS encoding ATP-binding protein: MMTEISLNILDVAENSTRAGATLVTILVSVDTEADKLIVTIEDNGCGMTKEQVLKVTDPFFTTRGTRKVGLGVPFFQYAAESTGGSFSIKSEPGAGTAVTAVFGLSHIDRMPLGDINSTIETLITCHPDTDFLYIYRYNQASFELDTRDFREILGDIPFDTPEVSAYIREYLSENKLETDGGAAV; the protein is encoded by the coding sequence ATGATGACAGAGATTTCTTTAAACATTCTGGATGTGGCAGAAAATTCCACACGGGCAGGCGCTACCCTGGTTACCATTCTCGTTTCTGTTGATACTGAGGCAGACAAACTGATTGTCACCATTGAGGACAACGGCTGCGGTATGACAAAAGAACAGGTACTTAAAGTAACGGATCCATTTTTTACCACCAGGGGAACCAGAAAGGTGGGCCTTGGCGTCCCATTCTTTCAATATGCGGCGGAAAGCACAGGCGGAAGCTTTTCCATTAAGTCGGAGCCTGGAGCAGGAACAGCGGTGACCGCTGTTTTTGGACTGTCCCATATTGACCGCATGCCTCTTGGTGATATAAACAGTACCATTGAAACCCTTATCACCTGCCATCCGGACACAGACTTTCTCTATATCTATCGTTATAACCAAGCGTCATTTGAGCTGGACACCAGAGATTTCCGGGAAATTTTAGGGGATATCCCCTTTGACACCCCTGAGGTATCGGCTTACATAAGAGAATATCTTAGTGAAAACAAATTGGAAACAGACGGAGGCGCGGCCGTTTAG
- a CDS encoding NADH-quinone oxidoreductase subunit NuoE family protein, with protein sequence MACKTQGVQFNGTKEQEAALKEAISLLSDTKGSLMPIMQKAQEIYGYLPIEVQTMISDETGIPLEKIYGVATFYAQFALQPKGKYQISVCLGTACYVKGSGDIFHKLEELLGITNGECTPDGKYSLDSCRCVGACGLAPVMMVNGEVYGRLSADDVPGILAKYE encoded by the coding sequence ATGGCTTGTAAAACACAAGGCGTCCAGTTTAACGGGACAAAAGAGCAGGAAGCTGCTTTAAAAGAAGCAATTTCCCTGCTAAGTGACACAAAAGGATCTCTAATGCCTATCATGCAAAAGGCGCAGGAGATTTATGGCTATCTTCCAATCGAAGTCCAGACCATGATTTCTGACGAAACGGGCATACCGCTTGAGAAAATTTATGGTGTAGCAACCTTTTATGCCCAGTTCGCGCTTCAGCCAAAGGGTAAATATCAGATATCTGTCTGTCTTGGAACTGCATGCTATGTAAAGGGTTCCGGAGACATCTTCCATAAGCTTGAAGAACTTCTCGGAATTACCAACGGCGAATGCACGCCGGACGGAAAGTATTCACTTGACTCCTGCCGCTGCGTGGGTGCCTGTGGCCTTGCTCCCGTCATGATGGTGAACGGAGAGGTTTACGGAAGGCTGAGCGCTGATGACGTTCCTGGTATTCTTGCTAAATATGAATAA
- a CDS encoding DRTGG domain-containing protein, translating into MTVRDVKDKLGARVLAGEDHLDEEVRSACGSDMMSDVLAFSKDHSVLLTGLCNPQVIRTAEMLDIVCIVFVRGKKPDESMLQMAEERGLIILSTGHRMFSACGMLYEAGLHGGAI; encoded by the coding sequence ATGACAGTAAGAGATGTGAAAGATAAACTGGGTGCCCGGGTTCTGGCAGGTGAGGACCATTTGGATGAAGAGGTCCGGAGTGCCTGCGGTTCTGATATGATGAGTGATGTACTGGCGTTTTCCAAGGATCATTCAGTCCTGCTTACGGGACTGTGCAACCCTCAGGTAATTCGTACGGCAGAGATGTTAGACATTGTCTGTATTGTGTTTGTCAGGGGCAAGAAGCCGGATGAATCCATGCTTCAGATGGCGGAGGAGCGAGGTCTCATCATCCTGTCAACAGGACACCGCATGTTCTCGGCCTGCGGAATGCTTTATGAGGCCGGGCTTCATGGAGGTGCTATTTAA
- a CDS encoding ATP-binding protein, which produces MTDMITFHYSISPDDFTRAGEASSDVKSKLKKMGVTPEAVRKVAIAMYEGEINMVIHAKGGDITVNITPDRIEMILNDVGPGIPDIGLAMQAGYSTAPDAVRSLGFGAGMGLPNMKKYSDDMEIDTVIGKGTTIRMVVNI; this is translated from the coding sequence ATGACGGATATGATAACATTTCATTACAGCATTTCTCCCGATGATTTTACAAGGGCGGGAGAGGCCAGCAGCGATGTGAAAAGCAAGCTGAAAAAGATGGGGGTCACCCCGGAAGCTGTTCGCAAGGTGGCCATTGCCATGTATGAGGGGGAGATCAACATGGTGATTCATGCGAAAGGCGGGGACATAACCGTTAACATAACCCCGGACCGGATCGAGATGATCTTAAATGATGTTGGACCGGGAATCCCGGATATCGGCCTTGCCATGCAGGCAGGATACTCCACTGCACCGGACGCGGTGCGTTCCCTTGGCTTTGGAGCCGGAATGGGACTTCCAAATATGAAAAAATATTCGGATGATATGGAGATCGATACAGTCATAGGAAAAGGGACGACCATTCGTATGGTGGTGAATATATAA
- a CDS encoding [Fe-Fe] hydrogenase large subunit C-terminal domain-containing protein, producing MDKFYHSVRLDEELCMGCINCIKRCPTQAIRVRNGKAQINSKFCIDCGECIRVCPHHAKHATYDKLEVLKQYEYTVALPPPSLYSQFNNLDDVNIVLNALLMMGFDDVFEVSAAAELVSEATREYLSENPDKLPAISTACPSVVRLIRVKFPNLIPNLLPLNPPVEVAAILAAQRAMEKTRLERDKIGIIFISPCPSKVTYVKSPLGTEHSEVDKVLAIKDVYPRLLSCMKAVGDDPPEIGTSGKIGISWGRSGGEASGLFTEDYLAADGIENVIRVLEDMEDQKFTNLKFVELNACNGGCVGGVLTVENPYVAEVKLKRLRKYMPVARSHMQAGAEELVKWTKEVQYEPVFNLGETMMESFARLNQVERLLKKLPGLDCGSCGAPTCKALAEDIVRGEAVESDCVYFLRDNVHKLSEEVSRLAADIVEGDSESYEKFKVMTKYIQRISDEMTQLDRKDGRKQNDDKRID from the coding sequence GTGGATAAATTTTATCATTCGGTCAGGCTTGATGAAGAGCTTTGTATGGGATGTATCAATTGCATCAAACGGTGTCCTACTCAGGCCATCAGGGTGAGAAACGGGAAGGCACAGATCAACAGTAAATTCTGCATTGACTGCGGAGAGTGCATCCGGGTATGTCCTCACCATGCAAAGCATGCCACATATGATAAGCTTGAGGTTTTAAAACAGTATGAATATACAGTGGCCTTGCCGCCTCCATCCCTTTACAGCCAGTTTAACAATCTGGATGATGTAAATATTGTTTTAAATGCTCTTCTTATGATGGGCTTTGATGATGTATTTGAGGTAAGCGCGGCTGCGGAGCTTGTGAGTGAGGCTACCAGGGAGTATTTAAGCGAAAATCCGGACAAGCTTCCGGCAATCAGCACTGCCTGTCCTTCTGTGGTGCGGCTCATCCGGGTCAAGTTCCCGAACCTGATCCCCAATCTGCTGCCCTTAAACCCTCCGGTGGAGGTGGCGGCTATTCTTGCAGCCCAGAGAGCCATGGAAAAGACCAGACTTGAAAGAGATAAGATCGGGATTATTTTCATTTCCCCCTGTCCTTCCAAGGTCACTTATGTGAAGTCTCCTCTTGGTACAGAGCACAGCGAAGTGGATAAGGTGCTTGCCATAAAGGATGTATATCCCAGGCTTTTATCCTGTATGAAGGCGGTGGGAGATGACCCGCCTGAGATCGGGACTTCAGGGAAGATCGGGATCAGCTGGGGCCGGAGCGGAGGAGAGGCCAGCGGCCTGTTTACCGAGGATTATCTGGCTGCAGATGGCATTGAAAATGTCATCCGGGTCCTGGAGGATATGGAGGACCAGAAATTTACCAATTTAAAATTTGTGGAGCTTAATGCCTGCAACGGCGGCTGCGTGGGCGGCGTGCTCACGGTGGAAAACCCCTATGTGGCGGAGGTGAAGCTGAAACGGCTCCGGAAGTACATGCCTGTGGCAAGGAGCCACATGCAGGCAGGAGCAGAAGAACTGGTAAAGTGGACCAAGGAGGTCCAGTATGAGCCGGTGTTTAATTTAGGCGAAACCATGATGGAAAGCTTTGCAAGGCTTAATCAGGTGGAACGGCTGTTAAAGAAGCTTCCCGGCTTAGACTGCGGTTCCTGCGGAGCGCCTACCTGCAAGGCCCTGGCAGAAGACATTGTACGGGGAGAGGCAGTAGAATCGGACTGCGTTTATTTCCTCAGGGACAATGTGCATAAGCTGTCAGAGGAGGTTTCCAGGCTGGCGGCCGATATTGTGGAAGGCGACAGTGAAAGCTATGAAAAGTTTAAGGTCATGACAAAGTACATCCAGAGAATTTCTGATGAAATGACTCAGCTTGACAGAAAAGACGGGAGGAAACAAAATGACGATAAGAGAATTGATTGA
- a CDS encoding PHP domain-containing protein — MMNLTYDLHIHSCLSPCGDDDMTPANIVGMAALKGLDVIAVTDHNSCKNCPAVLHFAEEYGILAVPGMEICTSEEVHAVCLFSSLERAMEFDEYVYERLLPFPNNEEIFGKQQIYNKEDVVCGTVPNLLINSVDISFDELWDLVRSYEGVMFPAHIDRSANSLLSNLGFVPPGSQFATAEVKDLTKLHELRKRNPYLEGCRIISNSDAHYLEDIHEPRLTVEAEEKTMDAVVRALLHHQNFFI, encoded by the coding sequence ATGATGAATCTGACCTATGATCTTCACATTCATTCCTGCTTATCACCGTGCGGGGATGATGATATGACACCGGCAAATATTGTGGGAATGGCTGCCTTAAAAGGGCTTGACGTGATCGCTGTGACGGATCATAATTCCTGTAAAAACTGTCCGGCTGTGCTTCATTTTGCAGAGGAATACGGGATCCTTGCAGTGCCTGGAATGGAAATCTGTACTTCTGAGGAGGTACATGCGGTATGCTTGTTTTCCAGCCTTGAAAGGGCAATGGAATTTGATGAATACGTGTATGAACGGCTGCTGCCTTTCCCCAATAATGAGGAAATATTTGGAAAGCAGCAGATATATAATAAGGAAGATGTAGTATGCGGGACAGTGCCAAATCTTCTTATTAACAGCGTGGATATCTCCTTTGATGAACTGTGGGATCTGGTAAGGTCTTATGAAGGTGTTATGTTTCCGGCTCATATTGACAGGTCAGCCAACAGCCTGCTCTCCAACTTAGGATTTGTGCCTCCTGGCAGCCAGTTTGCCACGGCAGAGGTAAAGGATCTTACGAAACTTCATGAGCTGAGGAAAAGGAACCCATATCTGGAGGGCTGCCGGATCATAAGCAATTCCGATGCCCACTATCTGGAGGACATTCATGAGCCCAGGCTAACCGTAGAGGCAGAGGAAAAAACCATGGATGCAGTTGTCCGGGCTCTGCTGCACCACCAGAACTTTTTTATTTAA
- a CDS encoding polysaccharide deacetylase family protein yields the protein MKKLLQWGFGLMTVALVTAFVPATPFPSMADETASGQEAAEVRNGWIDENLGPGVARWVDENGNISEQPGKQGEEGGSDESQNSSVAQDLNDGTTSEGQQETAAQESQEQVPAGRQIDPSRPMVALTFDDGPFAPVGNQIMDCLAQYGGKATFFVVGSRVSAYGAEMQRMAAEGHEIGNHTYEHKTLTKLNGAQIQSQINLCNDAVQAACGVRPSLVRPPGGAKNNTVIANVQAPVIMWSIDTRDWKTRNAAKTVNAVMSQVRDGDIVLMHELYSQSGAAALEIIPRLTEAGYQLVTVSEMAALRGGAAPGGVYFHFYP from the coding sequence ATGAAAAAACTATTACAATGGGGCTTTGGTTTGATGACCGTAGCACTTGTGACAGCATTCGTACCGGCTACGCCGTTTCCGTCTATGGCAGATGAAACAGCATCGGGCCAGGAGGCGGCGGAAGTACGGAATGGCTGGATAGATGAAAACCTGGGTCCTGGTGTGGCCAGGTGGGTAGACGAGAATGGAAATATTTCAGAACAACCGGGTAAGCAAGGAGAAGAAGGGGGCAGTGATGAGAGTCAGAACAGCTCTGTGGCCCAGGACTTAAATGACGGAACAACATCAGAGGGGCAGCAGGAGACGGCAGCCCAGGAAAGCCAGGAACAGGTGCCGGCAGGACGCCAGATTGACCCTTCCAGGCCAATGGTGGCTCTGACCTTTGATGACGGGCCATTTGCTCCTGTGGGAAATCAGATCATGGACTGTCTGGCCCAATATGGCGGAAAGGCTACATTTTTCGTGGTGGGCAGCCGGGTTTCCGCTTATGGGGCTGAAATGCAGCGCATGGCTGCGGAAGGGCATGAGATCGGCAATCACACTTATGAGCACAAAACTCTCACAAAGTTAAACGGGGCTCAGATCCAGAGCCAGATCAACCTTTGCAATGATGCGGTACAAGCTGCCTGCGGTGTCAGGCCTTCCCTGGTAAGGCCTCCGGGAGGAGCGAAAAACAACACGGTCATTGCAAATGTCCAGGCTCCTGTCATTATGTGGAGCATTGATACGCGGGACTGGAAGACGAGAAATGCGGCAAAGACGGTAAATGCGGTAATGAGTCAGGTACGGGACGGGGATATTGTTCTGATGCATGAGCTTTATTCCCAGAGTGGGGCGGCTGCCCTTGAAATCATCCCAAGGCTTACGGAGGCAGGATACCAGTTGGTTACGGTAAGTGAGATGGCCGCGCTGCGGGGAGGAGCTGCTCCGGGCGGTGTTTATTTTCATTTTTACCCGTAA
- a CDS encoding GntR family transcriptional regulator produces MIWKLTDDRPIWIQLVDQLTLRIVSGVYASGAAVPTVRGLASEAGVNPNTMQRALAELESRGLVETRRTAGRIVTEDLSLIRSVREEIAYARMDEFLASMRALGYTDEQTRELLAAWNKKEEHV; encoded by the coding sequence ATGATCTGGAAACTGACCGATGACCGGCCTATATGGATACAGCTTGTTGATCAGCTCACTTTGCGCATCGTGTCCGGCGTATATGCATCCGGCGCGGCTGTGCCAACGGTGCGCGGGCTGGCCAGTGAGGCAGGTGTAAACCCAAACACCATGCAGCGTGCCCTGGCAGAGCTGGAAAGCAGGGGGCTGGTAGAAACGCGCCGCACAGCGGGACGGATTGTTACAGAGGATCTGTCACTCATCCGCAGTGTGCGGGAAGAGATTGCTTATGCGCGAATGGATGAATTTCTTGCGTCCATGCGTGCCCTGGGCTACACCGATGAGCAAACCCGGGAGCTGCTTGCAGCATGGAATAAAAAGGAGGAACATGTATGA